TGAGAAGTGAGTAGGCGGGGCTCCCGCTTTAGCCCCGCCCCCGGAAACCACGCCCACTCGGGGCCGCACCCCGAGGCCCCGCCCACTCTGACTACGCCCACTCTGGCCCCGCCCCCGCAGCGCGGTGGCGCAGGGcgcggagctgctggagctggactGCCGGCGGACACGGGACGGGGCCGTGGTGCTGAGCCACGACCGGGGGCTGCGGCGCCAGGCGGGGCTGGACCGGGACCTGCGGGACTTGGACTACGAGGTGGGAGCCCCGAAATTCCTGGGTTTTGCCCCAAAAAAGGAGTCGGGCTTTTGGACCCGATTCTTGAGGGTTTTGGCCCAAAACCGGGTGCGTCTGCAGGAGCTGCCGCCCTACAAGGAGACGCTGGAGGTGACGTTTGCGCCCGGTGAGATggtttgggggatttgggggagaATTTGGTTTTTTGGGGGGCAGAATTTGCGGGTTTTGTGGGGCatttgggggttttggggggatttgggggggatttggggaggcTTGGGGGGAGTTTGGGGGCTTTGGGGGAGACTTGGGGTGACTTGGGGGGATTTagggtggggctggggggaatTTGGGGTATTTGGGGGGTATTTGGGGAGGTTCTGGGGGCATTTGCAGGGATTCAGGGTGAATTTGGGGAGGTTTGAGGGGATTTGGAGGGGGTTGGGGGGATttttggggtggtttggggggatttgggggggttGGGGCAATATAGGGGGAATTTGGGGAGGTTTGAGGGGATTTGGAGGGGGTTGGGGGGATttttggggtggtttggggggatttgggggggttGGGGCAATATAGGGGGAAtttggggaggtttggggggattttgggtgggatttggggtggggaaggacttggggattTGGGGTGATTTTGAGGGGTTTAGAGGTATCTGGGGGGAGTTTTGGGAGGGGACTTGGGGTGAGGAGGGATTAGGGGGCAATTTGGGGAAGTCTTAGGGGGATTTAGGGGCAAtttggggaggtttggggggctttggggagaTGTGGGGTGACTTTGTGGGGGATTTCAGGGGGATTAGAAGTGGGATTGGGGCCAGTTAGGGGTTTGGGGGTGATAttgggggggatttggggggattTTGGTGCAAATTTGGGGCAGGGAGTGATTTGGGGGGCAATGTAGGGGGAGAATTTGGGTGGATTTGGGGGGATTTTGGTGCAGTTTTGGGGCAGGTGGTGATTTGGGGGATGACgcggggggggggttggggccgatcttccccccagcccccccattTATCCACCCCTACCCCCACCCAAGGGTGCTACTCGCAGGGCCGCGACCGCCGCATGCCGCGCCTGGACGAGGTCTTTGCCCGCTTCCCGCACGTGGCTGTCAGTGTCGAGATCAAGGACGACGACGACGAGCTCATCCAGAAGGTGAGCCCTCATTTGCATATGCAAACGAGAAGGGGCGGGGCCCGATGGCATCATAACCacgcccccttccccccccctctgAAGGTGGCGGAGCTGGTGCGGCGCCACGACCGCGCTGCCATCACCCTCTGGGCCTCCTTCAACGACCGCATCCTGCGCAAGTGCCGGGCGGCGGTGAGGCCACGCCCCCTATGTGATGTCACACACCTCCCCTATGATGTCATGACCCTTGTGATGACGTCACGTGCCCTTTTCCAGCACCCCGGGATGCCGTACGGCTTCTCACCGCGGCGGGCACTGCTGGTGCTCGCCATGCACtacctggggctgctgccactgctgccccTGGGGGAGGCGGCGCTGCTGGGACCCCTGCCCGGCATCATCAACAGGTTTTGGGGAAAATTTGCGGGGTTTTGGGGAAAtctgggggggggttggggaaaATTTAGTGTGtttgggggggtttggggggggttaTGGGGTGATAGGGGAGGTGGGGATAGAAGCAGATGGGGGGATGtcggggatttgggggggggttggggtgattttggggatttggggggatCTCAGGGGGTCTGGCAGCACGGTGCCCCCCAGGACACGCCCCAGATTCCCCTTTCCCCGCCCCCAGGACATATTTCCCGGTGCCCAAGGGAATCCTGGGGCAGGCGCTTGCCCTGCTGGCTGACAAGTGAGTGCTTCCCCCCCCCATTATGACATCATAATCCTCGTAATGACATCATGTCATCCGTGATGATGTCATATCCACCTGGTGACATATGGTGACGTCATggaccgccccccccccccccccccccaggttcATCATGAccaaggggctgctgcagcacctgcgGGAGCGTGACATCCAGGTGGGGGGCGGGGACAAGGACATGAGGCgggggttttggggggttttggggggatttggggaaaaTTTGGGGGGTTTtggaggggatttgggggggatttgggggcgATAtgggagggtttgggggggaTATGGGTGGGTTTTGGGGacttttgggggggggattttgttattttgggaGGTTTGGGGAGGGTTTGGAGGGATGTAGGGATTTGGGGGTGGTTTTGGGGGTATTTAGGGggattttggggtgttttggggtgTTCCCATGCCCCCCCCAGGTGGTGCTGTGGGTGCTGAATGAGGAGCGTGACTTTGCCGACGCCTTCGCCCGTGGCGCCAGCGGTGTGATGACCGACTACCCGGGGCGGCTGCGGCGATACCTGGAcgcccacccccagccctgaccAGTACGGACCAGTACAGACCACTACGGACCACTACAGACCAGTACAAACCACTACAACCCATTAAAGACCCGACCCgacccaacccaacccaacccaacccaaccagCCCCTCTTTAACCCAACGCTGGGCGGGGCTTAACATAGAAAAGGGGTGGGGCTTAACACAGAAAGGGGACGGGGATTATCACACAAGGGGGCGGGGCTCAGGGCTCTTTCAGTGGCTCCGCCCCATTAGGCTCCACCCCTTCGGACTCCGCCCCATCAGGCTCCGCCCCCTCCTCCATCCGCTCCCGGTAGCTGCGCTTGAAGAAGCCACACTGCGGGATaatgaagggggggggggttaggaCCCCATCACGTGACCCCACCATGTGACCCATCACGTGACCACGCCCCGGGGCCACATGACCATCATGTGACTGTCCCCCCACCTTGACGAGGCCGACGGTGATGAGGATGAGCAGCACCAGCCCCCCGACGCCGCTGCCCACGTAGATCAGCATGAAGTTCAGCACCGGCAGCAGCTCCACCTCCGTGGCCCCCTGAGGGATTTCGGGGACAGGTTGGGGTCAGCAAATTGgggaccccccctccccaccccaggttccccccccccccaatatttcagccccctccccaaaaaccTGCGTCCAGGAGAACTCAGGCCCCAGGGTGCTGGCGAAGCGCTGGGTGTCGAAGGCAAACCAGAGGCCGGAGCAGAGtcgggggcgggcggcggcctGGGGGGGGCAGGGCTTAGCAGGGACATGCCCCCTCCACATGGCCACGCCCCTCACAATTCGGACCACGCCCAGTTTTTGAacacacccacccacccatTGGATTACTTCCACCCTTGTTTGTGCCCAGCTCTTGGGtcatgccccccccccgcctgcccccccTTGTAGCCACGCCCCCTTGTAGCCACGCCCCTTTGGCCCTCACCCATTGGAGCCATGCCCCTGAAACCACACCCCTTCTAGCCACGCCCCAATCTGAGCCACACCCCTGGGAGCCACGCCCCCATTCCCACCCACCACCAGCCCCCCATTGATGCCCAGCTGCCCGTTTGTGCCCCGCCCCCTCACCTGGATCCTGGCGGGTGGCTCCACCTGGGCCTCCAGCAGGACGCGTGCACCAGCCCCCAGCTTCCCCAGGGGGCAGCGGAAGGGGAGGAGGCGGGGGGAGGCGCAGGCCTGGGGGGCCGGGAGTGAGGGGGAGGCCCTGCCCCATAGCCCTGCCCCATAGCCCTTCCCCAGACCCATAACTCTGCCCCATAGCCCTGCCCCATAGCCCTGCCCCAtagccctgcccctgccccataGCCCTGCCCCATAGCCCAGACTCTGCCCCATAACCCTGCCCCATAACCCAGCCCCATAACCCAGCCCCATAACCCACCccccagagcccagccccagccccataACCCAGCCCCATAACCCACccccagagcccagccccagccccataACCCAGCCCCATAACCCAGCCCCATAGCCCAGACTCTGCCCCATAACCCAGCCCCAtagcccagccccagccccataACCCTGCCTCACACCCCGGCCCCATAACCCGGCCCCATAACCCggccccacagcccagccccaccTGGTCCATGCTCcgctgcagctccctcccctcctccccgaCCTCACCCTCGGCCAGAGCCTCGCAGGCGGCGCCATCCTCCTGGGGGGTGTCAGGgacaaaggggggggggggggggcgaccCCTCCATTGGGATCCCCCCATAGCaaatttggggggggtgggggggggaaacgGGCAGACCCCAACGTGTGGGTCTGGGGGCTCTCGCTCACCACGCGGACGTTGGGGACCCAGCGCAGGCCGTGGGGCAGCGTGCGGGGCAGGAGCACGAAGGCTGTCAGCTCCGGGGGGGGGACGCCAGGGGGGGCGGGCAGGAGGGTCTCCAGCTGTggattttggggagggggga
The DNA window shown above is from Cygnus olor isolate bCygOlo1 unplaced genomic scaffold, bCygOlo1.pri.v2 scaffold_158_ctg1, whole genome shotgun sequence and carries:
- the GDPD3 gene encoding lysophospholipase D GDPD3; amino-acid sequence: MAAHRGGCGERLENTMEAFENAVAQGAELLELDCRRTRDGAVVLSHDRGLRRQAGLDRDLRDLDYEELPPYKETLEVTFAPGCYSQGRDRRMPRLDEVFARFPHVAVSVEIKDDDDELIQKVAELVRRHDRAAITLWASFNDRILRKCRAAHPGMPYGFSPRRALLVLAMHYLGLLPLLPLGEAALLGPLPGIINRTYFPVPKGILGQALALLADKFIMTKGLLQHLRERDIQVVLWVLNEERDFADAFARGASGVMTDYPGRLRRYLDAHPQP